GCGCCGGGCTGGAACGCCTCAGCAGCGCTCGCACCCTCGCCATAAGTTCAGGGGTAGAGAACGGCTTTACAAGATAATCATCGGCACCTGTCGCCAATCCGCGCACTCGCTCGGTTTCTTCCCCCCGCGCTGTCAACATAATGACAGGGAGGCGCTCAGTGTTCGGTCGGGCGCGCAGGCGACGGCAGAGTTCTATCCCGGATACACCCGGAAGCATCCAGTCCAGGATCAGCAGATCAGGCACGCTCTCCTGCAAGACGATGTCAGCCTCTTCGCCGTGGCCGATAGTGTCTACCAGATATCCTTCTGCCTCGAGATTGTAGCGGAGGAGAACGCTCAGCGCTTCTTCATCTTCGACGATCATGACCTTTGGGGACATCGACTTGGCTCCTCAATTACGCGGCTGCCGAGCGATTTATTACAGTTGCGCTTCAGTTTTGTGACAATCACTAAATATCCAGAAATCTGGAATTGTGATTGCATTGCTGCCGCCTTTCGGGTATCCTGCTGATCTCGCCTGTCAGCGAGCGCCGTGCTGACCGCCCACGTCGAGACAACATTCAAAACAATAATTGCGTACAAATGACGATAATCCAAGTAATAAATTACCAAAGCAAATATCAATTTATCCGGATACGCCATTCTATACTTGGTTGACATAAAACTGTCATCGAACAATACTATGACCACCCTGCGTTCGCGGATGTCGCGTTCAGCTTTTCTGAATTCAGAGAGGGTCGTCATGACACACAAAACGAAAAACTTTCGCGCGGCGCGCGCCGCCTTCGCTTCTTCCGCAGCTGGCATCCTGGCACTTGGTGTTCTCGTCGCGCCTTCCTTCGCGCAGCAGGCACCGACCGTGCTGATCGATGGCTCGAGCACCGTATTCCCGATTTCCGAAGCCATGGCTGAAGAGTTTCAGAAAGCCCAGGCAGGCAAGACCCTGGTGACGGTTGGTTCTTCCGGCACGGGTGGCGGCTTCAAGAAATTCTGCCGCGGCGAAACCGACATCACCGGTGCTTCGCGCCCGATCAAGTCTGACGAAATCGAGCTCTGCAAGCAGAACAAAATCGAATTCATCGAACTGCCTGTCGCAATCGATGCTCTCGCCACGATCGTGAACCCGGCGAACAACTGGGCGGCCTGCATGACGGTCGCGGAGCTGAAGAAGATCTGGGAGCCTGAAGCACAGGGCAAGGTTACGAACTGGAACCAGATTCGTGGTGAATTCCCGGACGCCAAGCTTGGCCTTTTCGGCGCTGGCACAGATTCTGGAACCTATGACTACTACACCTTCGCCATCAACGGCAAAGAGCATGCCAGCCGCGGCGACTATACCGCGACCGAAGACGACAACATCACGATCCAGGGAGTCGGTGGCGACAAGAATGCAATCGGCTTTCTCGGTCTTGCCTACCTGACTGAAAACGCCGGCAAGGTAAAGGCTGTTGAGATCAAGCAGGCCGATGGTTCATGCGTGGCGCCGTCCATCAAGACAGCCACCGACGGCACCTACCAGCCACTCACCCGTCCGCTCTTCTACTACGCTTCCAAGAAGTCGGCCGAAGAAAAAGAACATGTGCGCGAATTCGCAAAGTTCCTTTTTGAAGATCTGAGGCGCGCCCACTCCTGATGGTGTGGTTGCGGATTGCACGGCTCGATCAAACAAACGTGTTGACTTCGTCCACAATTCCAGTAATCTGGATATATGGAACAGGAACAAGCTATTCTCGCTCTTGCAGCGCTCGCTCAACCAACCCGTCTCGAAACGTTTCGGTTGCTTGTCAAGCATGCGCCGGAAGGGCTGCCGGCCGGCGATATAGCGCGCACGCTCGTGGTGCCGCAAAATACCATGTCGGCGCATTTGAACATTCTGTCGCGGGCAGGGCTTGTATCCTCGCAGCGGCATAGCAGGATCATCATGTATCGTGCGGAGCTTGAACAGCTGCGTGACATGACGCTGTTTCTCCTGAAGGACTGCTGCGGTGGTTCGGCGGAACTGTGTGCGCCACTCATCGCCGAACTGACACCCTGCTGTGTCCCAACCGTTGAGGAAAGTCCGGCATGAATGCGCGCTCGACAACCCTCATGACGCTTATCCGACTGCCAACCTAACTCCGGATCACTGACATGACCGAAAAGACCTATAACGTGCTCTTCCTGTGCACGGGTAATTCCGCACGCTCCATTCTTGCCGAAGCGATCCTCAACAAGGAAGGCGGCGGCCGTTTCACGGCCTATTCGGCCGGAAGCCACCCCAAGGGTGACGTCAACCCGCAAGCGCTCAAAGAACTCGCGGCGCTCGGCTACGCTACAACAGGCTTCTCGTCCAAGAGCTGGGACGTGTTCGCCGAGCCGGGGGCGCCGCAGATGGATTTCATCTTCACCGTTTGTGACAGTGCCGCGGGTGAAGCCTGCCCGGTGTGGATCGGCCACCCCATGACAGCGCACTGGGGCGTCGAGGATCCCGCATCCGTCAACGGATCCGAAGTCGAAATTCAGCGGGCATTCGCGCAGGCGGCGCGGTTCTTGAAGAACCGTATTACGGCATTCCTGAGCCTGCCACTTGAATCGATCGATCGGTTGGCGCTGCAAACACGGCTCCGGCAGATTGGCGCGATGGAAGGAACCACCGGTGTTCGTGAAGCGAGCCACTAGAGCCAGATGACGGATAACGGCCGACGTGAAGA
This Pseudorhizobium banfieldiae DNA region includes the following protein-coding sequences:
- the phoB gene encoding phosphate regulon transcriptional regulator PhoB, coding for MSPKVMIVEDEEALSVLLRYNLEAEGYLVDTIGHGEEADIVLQESVPDLLILDWMLPGVSGIELCRRLRARPNTERLPVIMLTARGEETERVRGLATGADDYLVKPFSTPELMARVRALLRRSSPALLSSVLRYADIELDREGHRVHRERREAKLGPTEFRLLDFLMRSPGRVFSRAQLLDGVWGHDLYVDERTVDVHVGRLRKALNFSNKPDLIRTVRGAGYSMDTGMT
- a CDS encoding PstS family phosphate ABC transporter substrate-binding protein, translated to MTTLRSRMSRSAFLNSERVVMTHKTKNFRAARAAFASSAAGILALGVLVAPSFAQQAPTVLIDGSSTVFPISEAMAEEFQKAQAGKTLVTVGSSGTGGGFKKFCRGETDITGASRPIKSDEIELCKQNKIEFIELPVAIDALATIVNPANNWAACMTVAELKKIWEPEAQGKVTNWNQIRGEFPDAKLGLFGAGTDSGTYDYYTFAINGKEHASRGDYTATEDDNITIQGVGGDKNAIGFLGLAYLTENAGKVKAVEIKQADGSCVAPSIKTATDGTYQPLTRPLFYYASKKSAEEKEHVREFAKFLFEDLRRAHS
- a CDS encoding ArsR/SmtB family transcription factor, encoding MEQEQAILALAALAQPTRLETFRLLVKHAPEGLPAGDIARTLVVPQNTMSAHLNILSRAGLVSSQRHSRIIMYRAELEQLRDMTLFLLKDCCGGSAELCAPLIAELTPCCVPTVEESPA
- a CDS encoding arsenate reductase ArsC, with the protein product MTEKTYNVLFLCTGNSARSILAEAILNKEGGGRFTAYSAGSHPKGDVNPQALKELAALGYATTGFSSKSWDVFAEPGAPQMDFIFTVCDSAAGEACPVWIGHPMTAHWGVEDPASVNGSEVEIQRAFAQAARFLKNRITAFLSLPLESIDRLALQTRLRQIGAMEGTTGVREASH